One genomic region from Capra hircus breed San Clemente chromosome 6, ASM170441v1, whole genome shotgun sequence encodes:
- the LOC108636255 gene encoding endogenous retrovirus group K member 5 Gag polyprotein-like — translation MQNGVVTVENTMEGPKRLKTELSFDPTVLYLEQCPWFPEKVTVNLETWTKVGDQLHLFYTLHGPEKVPVDAFALWSIIRDILDPQHEAVRQPMEEATAVDGGSLPSAQIMFSAIDKKTEGDCALPPEEREDLQDAAAGRPSKAPPPLQKPLKIYPSLSDLRRLPLPPFLLKQAHAQYTERALWRKPPQGGLTQARREAEQLGDLELSMAFPVVFIKTEGGSKEEGKWEPIPYKLLKEMKEACHDCGPASPYTLTLLDALAGRWMTSYGWRTVAKACLPGGEFLLWLAEYDKLARLQSAENKTSNDAQLRTVGSAALKGDGEYESNIAQARLSKEALNQIMAIGILAWKSLPPSDGKLSTLSNIKQGPDERDEDFVARLKTAVERTIKSTEPAKIVLKQLAYENASSTCQALLRPVRSKGSLWTYIQTCQEVGTSFMQGVALAAALRGETASQVIQGMRKKINPNGNDSTNKKCFSWGQMGHFCQQCPAKQGQQASANTD, via the exons AGCAATGCCCATGGTTTCCTGAGAAGGTTACTGTAAATCTAGAAACCTGGACTAAGGTTGGAGATCAGTTACATTTgttttatactttgcatgggccagAAAAGGTTCCTGTagatgcttttgctctgtggagTATTATTAGGGACATCCTGGACCCTCAGCATGAGGCTGTTAGACAGCCTATGGAAGAGGCTACAGCAGTGGATGGTGGGTCTCTGCCTTCTGCACAGATCATGTTTTCTGCCATTGACAAAAAAACGGAGGGAGACTGTGCTCTAcctccagaggagagggaggacttGCAGGACGCTGCAGCCGGGCGCCCTAGCAAGGCCCCTCCTCCTCtacaaaaacctttaaaaatttatccatCACTTTCTGACTTAAGGCGATTGCCGCTGCCTCCGTTT CTTTTGAAGCAGGCACATGCACAATATACAGAGCGTGCTCTTTGGAGAAAACCCCCTCAGGGGGGCCTCACCCAGGCTAGAAGAGAAGCGGAACAACTGGGGGACTTGGAACTCTCTATGGCCTTTCCAGTGGTCTTTATCAAAACAGAAGGGGGAAGCAAGGAAGAGGGAAAATGGGAACCGATCCCATATAAGCTactgaaagagatgaaagaagCTTGTCATGATTGTGGGCCTGCCTCCCCCTATACACTCACCCTGCTAGATGCCTTGGCTGGAAGGTGGATGACATCATATGGTTGGAGAACAGTTGCAAAGGCTTGCCTTCCTGGAGGAGAGTTCCTCCTGTGGTTGGCAGAGTATGATAAGTTGGCTAGACTACAGTCAGCAGAAAACAAAACCTCTAATGATGCACAGCTCAGGACAGTGGGATCTGCAGCATTAAAAGGAGATGGGGAATATGAATCTAACATAGCCCAAGCAAGGTTGTCTAAAGAAGCACTTAATCAGATTATGGCCATAGGTATCTTGGCATGGAAATCGTTGCCCCCTTCAGATGGAAAGTTATCCACTTTGAGTAATATCAAACAGGGACCTGATGAGAGAGATGAAGATTTTGTGGCCAGATTGAAAACTGCTGTAGAAAGAACTATTAAAAGTACTGAGCCAGCAAAGATAGTTCTTAAACAATTGGCTTATGAGAATGCCAGTTCTACCTGCCAGGCATTGCTTAGACCTGTTAGAAGTAAAGGAAGTCTTTGGACTTACATACAGACCTGCCAGGAAGTAGGAACTTCCTTTATGCAGGGGGTTGCCTTAGCCGCAGCCTTGAGGGGAGAAACTGCTTCCCAAGTTATTCAGGGAATGAGAAAAAAGATTAACCCTAATGGAAATGATTCTACAAATAAAAAGTGTTTCTCTTGGGGCCAAATGGGGCATTTTTGCCAGCAATGTCCTGCCAAGCAGGGACAACAAGCCAGTGCCAATACAGACTAA